The Microcebus murinus isolate Inina chromosome 4, M.murinus_Inina_mat1.0, whole genome shotgun sequence genome has a segment encoding these proteins:
- the CHRNA10 gene encoding neuronal acetylcholine receptor subunit alpha-10: MEPRSHHLSLSLLLLFLLPPECLGAEGRLAHKLFRDLFANYTSALRPVADTDQTLNVTLEVTLSQIIDMDERNQVLTLYLWIRQEWTDAYLRWDPDAYGGLDAIRIPSSLVWRPDIVLYNKADAQPPASASTNVVVRHDGAVRWDAPAITRSSCRVDVSAFPFDAQRCGLTFGSWTHGGHQLDVRPRGAAASLADFVENVEWRVLGMPARRRVLTYGCCSEPYPDVTFTLLLRRRAAAYVCNLLLPCVLISLLAPLAFHLPADSGEKVSLGVTVLLALTVFQLLLAESMPPAESVPLIGKYYMATMTMVTFSTALTILIMNLHYCGPSARPVPAWARALLLGHLARGLCVRERGEPCGQHKPSESSPSPQPPEGAAGPQAGPCHEPQCLCRQEALLHHVSTIANTFRSHRAAQRRHEDWKRLARVMDRFFLGIFFFMALVMSLLVLVQAL; encoded by the exons ATGGAGCCCAGGAGCCACCACCTCAGCCTGAGCCTTCTGCTCCTGTTCCTACTCCCTCCAG AGTGCTTGGGAGCCGAGGGCAGGCTGGCTCACAAGCTGTTCCGTGACCTCTTTGCCAACTACACAAGTGCCCTGAGACCTGTGGCAGACACAGACCAGACTCTGAATGTGACCCTGGAGGTGACGTTGTCCCAGATCATCGACATG GACGAGCGGAACCAGGTACTGACCCTGTACCTGTGGATCCGGCAGGAGTGGACAGATGCCTATCTACGATGGGATCCTGATGCCTACGGTGGCCTGGATGCCATCCGCATCCCCAGCAGTCTTGTGTGGCGGCCAGACATCGTGCTCTATAACAA GGCGGACGCGCAGCCGCCGGCCTCGGCCAGCACTAACGTGGTGGTGCGGCACGACGGCGCCGTACGCTGGGACGCGCCGGCCATCACGCGCAGCTCGTGCCGCGTGGACGTGTCTGCCTTCCCGTTCGACGCGCAGCGCTGCGGCCTGACGTTCGGTTCGTGGACGCACGGCGGGCACCAGCTGGACGTGCGGCCGCGCGGCGCCGCCGCCAGCCTGGCCGACTTCGTGGAGAACGTGGAGTGGCGCGTGCTGGGCATGCCGGCGCGGCGGCGCGTGCTCACTTACGGCTGCTGCTCCGAGCCCTACCCCGACGTGACCTTCACGCTGCTGCTgcgccgccgcgccgccgcctACGTGTGCAACCTGCTGCTGCCCTGCGTGCTCATCTCGCTGCTCGCGCCGCTCGCCTTCCACCTGCCCGCAGACTCCGGCGAGAAGGTGTCGCTCGGCGTCACCGTGCTGCTGGCGCTCACCGTGTTCCAGCTGCTCCTGGCCGAGAGCATGCCGCCTGCCGAGAGCGTGCCGCTAATCG GGAAGTACTACATGGCCACTATGACCATGGTCACGTTCTCCACGGCACTCACCATCCTAATCATGAACCTACATTACTGTGGTCCCAGTGCCCGCCCAGTGCCAGCTTGGGCTCGGGCCCTCCTGCTGGGACACCTGGCACGGGGCCTGTGTGTGCGGGAAAGAGGGGAGCCCTGTGGGCAGCACAAGCCATCTGAGTCATCGCCTAGTCCCCAGCCTCCTGAGGGGGCAGCTGGGCCACAGGCAGGCCCTTGCCATGAGCCACAGTGTCTGTGCCGCCAGGAAGCCTTACTGCACCATGTATCCACCATTGCCAACACCTTCCGCAGCCACCGGGCTGCCCAGCGCCGCCACGAGGACTGGAAGCGCCTGGCCCGTGTGATGGACCGTTTCTTCCTGGGCATCTTCTTCTTCATGGCCCTGGTCATGAGCCTCCTGGTGCTGGTGCAAGCCCtgtga
- the ART1 gene encoding GPI-linked NAD(P)(+)--arginine ADP-ribosyltransferase 1 — translation MQMPAMMSLLLAAVGLMEALQAQSHPIQRRDLFSQELPLDMALASFDDQYAGCAVAMMAALPDLNHTEFQTNKVYADGWALASSQWQERRAWGPEWNLSPTRLPPPPPGFRDEHGVALLAYTANSPLHKEFNAAVREAGRSRNYYLQHFSFKTLHFLLTEALQLLSSSQRLPQCRQVFRGVHGLRFRPAGPGATVRLGGFASASLQNVAAQNFGKDTFFGIWTCLGAPIKAYSLFPGEEEVLIPPFETFQVINASRPAQGPARIYLRALGKRSTYNCEYIKDKKCKSGPCHLDNSAMGQGPLSAVWPLLLLLWFLG, via the exons ATGCAGATGCCTGCCATGATGTCTCTGCTACTTGCAGCCGTGGGCCTCATGGAAGCACTTCAG GCCCAAAGCCACCCCATCCAACGCCGAGACCTCTTCTCTCAAGAACTGCCCCTGGACATGGCCCTGGCCTCCTTTGATGACCAGTACGCTGGCTGTGCCGTAGCCATGATGGCTGCTCTACCAGATCTCAACCACACAGAGTTCCAGACCAACAAAGTGTATGCAGATGGCTGGGCGCTGGCAAGCAGCCAATGGCAGGAGCGCCGGGCCTGGGGGCCAGAGTGGAACCTCAGCCCTACACGTCTGCCCCCGCCACCCCCGGGCTTCCGCGATGAGCATGGGGTGGCCCTCCTGGCCTACACAGCCAACAGCCCGCTGCACAAGGAGTTCAACGCAGCTGTGCGTGAGGCAGGCCGGTCGCGGAACTACTACCTCCAGCACTTCTCCTTCAAGACACTCCATTTCCTGCTGACGGAGGCTTTACAGCTGCTGAGCAGCAGCCAGCGTCTGCCCCAATGCCGCCAGGTGTTCCGAGGGGTGCATGGCCTGCGCTTCCGGCCAGCGGGGCCTGGAGCCACCGTGAGACTGGGGGGTTTTGCCTCTGCGTCCTTGCAGAATGTTGCAGCCCAGAATTTTGGGAAGGACACCTTCTTTGGCATCTGGACCTGCCTTGGGGCCCCTATCAAGGCCTATTCCTTATTCCCTGGAGAGGAAGAGGTGCTGATCCCCCCATTTGAGACCTTCCAGGTGATCAATGCCAGCAGACCAGCCCAGGGCCCCGCCCGCATCTACCTCCGGGCCCTGGGCAAGCGCAGCACATACAACTGCGAGTACATCAAAG ACAAGAAGTGTAAGTCTGGACCCTGCCATCTGGATAATTCAG CTATGGGTCAGGGCCCCCTCTCTGCAGTCTGGCCCCTACTGCTGCTGCTCTGGTTCCTTGGGTGA
- the ART5 gene encoding ecto-ADP-ribosyltransferase 5 isoform X1, with protein MVLAALLIALGCLGLHALWQAQAVPILPLGLAPDTFDDAYVGCSEEMEEKAASLLKEEMAHHALLRESWEAAQEAWEHRRRGLTLPSGFKAQHGIAIMVYTNSSNTLYWELNQAVRTGGGSREHYMRHFPFKALHFYLTRALQLLQGSGGCSRGPGEIVFRGVLSLRFEPRRLGDSVRFGQFASSSLDEAVARRFGNATLFSLRTCFGAPIQALSVFPEEHEVLIPPHEVFSVIRFSQDGAQNLVTLWSYNQTCSHFNCAFLGGEKRQGCVYTPAGGQPELPSEGVFSLLSWKTLLLAPVGFQLSGVGP; from the exons ATGGTGCTGGCGGCTCTGCTCATCGCCCTtggctgcctcggcctccacGCCCTCTGGCAG GCCCAAGCTGTTCCCAtcctgcccctgggcctggctCCAGACACCTTTGACGATGCCTATGTGGGCTGTTCAGAGGAGATGGAGGAGAAGGCAGCCTCCCTGCTAAAGGAGGAGATGGCCCACCATGCCTTGCTGCGGGAATCCTGGGAGGCAGCCCAGGAGGCCTGGGAGCACAGGCGACGAGGGCTCACTCTGCCCTCCGGCTTCAAAGCCCAGCATGGAATAGCCATTATGGTCTACACCAACTCCTCCAACACCTTGTACTGGGAGCTGAACCAGGCCGTGAGGACGGGTGGTGGCTCTCGGGAGCACTACATGAGGCATTTCCCCTTCAAGGCCCTACATTTCTACCTGACCCgggccctgcagctgctgcagggCAGTGGAGGCTGCAGTAGGGGACCTGGGGAGATAGTGTTCCGAGGAGTGCTTAGCCTTCGCTTTGAACCTCGGAGGCTGGGGGACTCTGTCCGCTTTGGCCAGTTTGCCTCCAGCTCCCTGGATGAGGCGGTGGCCCGCAGATTTGGTAATGCCACCCTCTTCTCTCTAAGGACTTGCTTTGGGGCCCCTATCCAGGCCCTGTCTGTCTTTCCTGAGGAGCATGAGGTGCTGATTCCCCCCCATGAAGTCTTCTCGGTCATCAGGTTCTCCCAGGATGGAGCTCAGAACCTAGTGACTCTCTGGAGCTATAATCAGACCTGCAGCCACTTTAACTGCGCCTTTTTGGGTG GGGAGAAGAGGCAGGGCTGTGTGTACACACCAG caGGAGGGCAGCCAGAGTTACCCTCTGAGGGAgtcttctctctgctttcctgGAAGACCCTGCTCTTGGCTCCTGTGGGGTTCCAGCTGTCAGGAGTTGGGCCCTGA
- the ART5 gene encoding ecto-ADP-ribosyltransferase 5 isoform X2 → MVLAALLIALGCLGLHALWQAQAVPILPLGLAPDTFDDAYVGCSEEMEEKAASLLKEEMAHHALLRESWEAAQEAWEHRRRGLTLPSGFKAQHGIAIMVYTNSSNTLYWELNQAVRTGGGSREHYMRHFPFKALHFYLTRALQLLQGSGGCSRGPGEIVFRGVLSLRFEPRRLGDSVRFGQFASSSLDEAVARRFGNATLFSLRTCFGAPIQALSVFPEEHEVLIPPHEVFSVIRFSQDGAQNLVTLWSYNQTCSHFNCAFLGGEKRQGCVYTPGGQPELPSEGVFSLLSWKTLLLAPVGFQLSGVGP, encoded by the exons ATGGTGCTGGCGGCTCTGCTCATCGCCCTtggctgcctcggcctccacGCCCTCTGGCAG GCCCAAGCTGTTCCCAtcctgcccctgggcctggctCCAGACACCTTTGACGATGCCTATGTGGGCTGTTCAGAGGAGATGGAGGAGAAGGCAGCCTCCCTGCTAAAGGAGGAGATGGCCCACCATGCCTTGCTGCGGGAATCCTGGGAGGCAGCCCAGGAGGCCTGGGAGCACAGGCGACGAGGGCTCACTCTGCCCTCCGGCTTCAAAGCCCAGCATGGAATAGCCATTATGGTCTACACCAACTCCTCCAACACCTTGTACTGGGAGCTGAACCAGGCCGTGAGGACGGGTGGTGGCTCTCGGGAGCACTACATGAGGCATTTCCCCTTCAAGGCCCTACATTTCTACCTGACCCgggccctgcagctgctgcagggCAGTGGAGGCTGCAGTAGGGGACCTGGGGAGATAGTGTTCCGAGGAGTGCTTAGCCTTCGCTTTGAACCTCGGAGGCTGGGGGACTCTGTCCGCTTTGGCCAGTTTGCCTCCAGCTCCCTGGATGAGGCGGTGGCCCGCAGATTTGGTAATGCCACCCTCTTCTCTCTAAGGACTTGCTTTGGGGCCCCTATCCAGGCCCTGTCTGTCTTTCCTGAGGAGCATGAGGTGCTGATTCCCCCCCATGAAGTCTTCTCGGTCATCAGGTTCTCCCAGGATGGAGCTCAGAACCTAGTGACTCTCTGGAGCTATAATCAGACCTGCAGCCACTTTAACTGCGCCTTTTTGGGTG GGGAGAAGAGGCAGGGCTGTGTGTACACACCAG GAGGGCAGCCAGAGTTACCCTCTGAGGGAgtcttctctctgctttcctgGAAGACCCTGCTCTTGGCTCCTGTGGGGTTCCAGCTGTCAGGAGTTGGGCCCTGA
- the ART5 gene encoding ecto-ADP-ribosyltransferase 5 isoform X3: MVLAALLIALGCLGLHALWQAQAVPILPLGLAPDTFDDAYVGCSEEMEEKAASLLKEEMAHHALLRESWEAAQEAWEHRRRGLTLPSGFKAQHGIAIMVYTNSSNTLYWELNQAVRTGGGSREHYMRHFPFKALHFYLTRALQLLQGSGGCSRGPGEIVFRGVLSLRFEPRRLGDSVRFGQFASSSLDEAVARRFGNATLFSLRTCFGAPIQALSVFPEEHEVLIPPHEVFSVIRFSQDGAQNLVTLWSYNQTCSHFNCAFLGGGQPELPSEGVFSLLSWKTLLLAPVGFQLSGVGP, translated from the exons ATGGTGCTGGCGGCTCTGCTCATCGCCCTtggctgcctcggcctccacGCCCTCTGGCAG GCCCAAGCTGTTCCCAtcctgcccctgggcctggctCCAGACACCTTTGACGATGCCTATGTGGGCTGTTCAGAGGAGATGGAGGAGAAGGCAGCCTCCCTGCTAAAGGAGGAGATGGCCCACCATGCCTTGCTGCGGGAATCCTGGGAGGCAGCCCAGGAGGCCTGGGAGCACAGGCGACGAGGGCTCACTCTGCCCTCCGGCTTCAAAGCCCAGCATGGAATAGCCATTATGGTCTACACCAACTCCTCCAACACCTTGTACTGGGAGCTGAACCAGGCCGTGAGGACGGGTGGTGGCTCTCGGGAGCACTACATGAGGCATTTCCCCTTCAAGGCCCTACATTTCTACCTGACCCgggccctgcagctgctgcagggCAGTGGAGGCTGCAGTAGGGGACCTGGGGAGATAGTGTTCCGAGGAGTGCTTAGCCTTCGCTTTGAACCTCGGAGGCTGGGGGACTCTGTCCGCTTTGGCCAGTTTGCCTCCAGCTCCCTGGATGAGGCGGTGGCCCGCAGATTTGGTAATGCCACCCTCTTCTCTCTAAGGACTTGCTTTGGGGCCCCTATCCAGGCCCTGTCTGTCTTTCCTGAGGAGCATGAGGTGCTGATTCCCCCCCATGAAGTCTTCTCGGTCATCAGGTTCTCCCAGGATGGAGCTCAGAACCTAGTGACTCTCTGGAGCTATAATCAGACCTGCAGCCACTTTAACTGCGCCTTTTTGGGTG GAGGGCAGCCAGAGTTACCCTCTGAGGGAgtcttctctctgctttcctgGAAGACCCTGCTCTTGGCTCCTGTGGGGTTCCAGCTGTCAGGAGTTGGGCCCTGA